The [Bacillus] selenitireducens MLS10 genome includes a region encoding these proteins:
- the nuoH gene encoding NADH-quinone oxidoreductase subunit NuoH, which produces MMFLYAVAVLLVLLAGVTFAILGERKVIGGIQLRPGPNRHGPWGTVQTVADVMKLLIKEDIIPAKADRPIFVLAPVLAFAPAFSVMSVLVYSSSIGGADLNIGLIYFIGFSSITMLGVLMGGWSSNNKYALLGSIRGVAQMVSYELPLILSVVGIVVLVGSLNLTDIVNFQAEMGVWFIVPQFLAFVVYMISSIAELNRSPFDLPEAESELVAGYFTEYSGFRFAMFMLAEYTYAIAIAGLATTLFLGGWLGPAFLPEIVWFILKVLLVMFTWFWFTATMPRARVDQLMNFGWKVLIPLALLNIVITSIIKVWMG; this is translated from the coding sequence ATGATGTTTTTATATGCAGTTGCGGTTCTTCTCGTCCTCCTCGCAGGCGTAACCTTCGCCATTCTCGGTGAGCGTAAGGTCATCGGGGGCATCCAGCTCCGTCCGGGTCCAAACCGGCACGGACCATGGGGGACGGTACAGACCGTTGCCGACGTTATGAAACTTCTCATTAAAGAGGATATCATCCCGGCAAAAGCCGACCGGCCAATTTTCGTACTGGCACCGGTACTGGCATTTGCACCTGCATTTTCCGTTATGTCCGTTCTCGTCTACTCGAGCTCGATCGGGGGAGCGGATTTAAATATCGGACTGATCTACTTTATTGGGTTTTCATCCATCACCATGCTCGGTGTCTTGATGGGCGGCTGGTCGTCAAACAACAAGTACGCCCTCTTGGGTTCCATCCGTGGTGTCGCCCAAATGGTCAGTTATGAACTGCCGCTGATTCTTTCTGTTGTGGGGATTGTCGTTCTTGTAGGTTCATTGAATCTGACGGATATTGTGAATTTCCAGGCGGAAATGGGTGTCTGGTTCATCGTGCCGCAGTTCCTTGCCTTTGTGGTATACATGATCTCATCCATTGCCGAACTGAACCGTTCACCATTCGATTTACCGGAAGCGGAATCTGAGCTCGTTGCAGGTTACTTTACTGAATACTCCGGCTTCCGTTTTGCCATGTTCATGCTAGCGGAATACACGTACGCCATCGCTATTGCGGGGCTTGCGACAACCTTATTCCTCGGCGGCTGGCTCGGACCGGCATTCCTGCCGGAAATCGTCTGGTTTATTCTCAAGGTTCTGCTCGTGATGTTCACCTGGTTCTGGTTCACGGCAACAATGCCGCGTGCCCGCGTCGACCAGCTAATGAACTTCGGTTGGAAAGTGCTCATCCCGTTAGCGTTGTTGAATATCGTGATTACGTCAATTATTAAAGTATGGATGGGGTGA
- the nuoL gene encoding NADH-quinone oxidoreductase subunit L, translated as MQNAWLIPVFPLIAFLILLFFGRFLKEKAAWVGITALALSFVLSVIVLFERIGGETYSYVIDWINFGDHVITMGYEVTPLNAMMLIVVTVVSLLVHIFSRDYMHDDNRIHVFYSYLGLFSFSMLGLVLAPNVLQLFIFWELVGLCSFLLVGFWYFKPEAAAAAKKAFLTTRIGDVGLLLGLVILYNQVGSFAYGDIYAAVENGMINDTMVTTIALLVFLGAVGKSAQFPLHVWLPDAMEGPTPVSALIHAATMVAAGVYLVGVMYPVFLASETALTVVAYTGAITAFFAATIALVQNDIKRILAFSTISQLGFMILALGTAGYVAGLFHLMTHAFFKALMFLGAGSVIVAVHHRQDIRVMGGLWSKMKITSITFLIGALAISGIFPLAGFWSKEEILASALLNGNPLLFGMALVTAFMTAFYMFRLFFKTFTGEYRGDSEEAKELYPEEDDHGHDDDHGHHGEPKENSGFMTVPLMVLAGLAVVAGLVNLPFMGHPLENFLLQDLNLGSQPHGELWLAAVSLIVAGGGIFLAYLMYFKKSISAENLANSAGGAYRVLSNKYYLDELYMAVFVRPTTALGRFLWEIDKVVVDGIVNLIGKLTNTSGKTMEKAHNGQLQTYGVISVIGGIVIIALAFVLGGYLG; from the coding sequence ATGCAAAACGCCTGGTTAATCCCGGTTTTTCCGCTGATCGCCTTTCTGATCCTGCTATTCTTTGGACGGTTCCTGAAAGAAAAAGCAGCCTGGGTCGGAATAACAGCCTTGGCCTTATCGTTCGTCCTGTCAGTCATTGTACTGTTTGAACGCATAGGCGGAGAAACTTACTCATACGTGATCGACTGGATCAATTTCGGAGATCATGTGATTACCATGGGCTATGAAGTGACGCCGCTAAACGCGATGATGCTAATCGTCGTGACGGTCGTCAGTTTACTCGTCCATATCTTTTCGAGAGATTACATGCATGACGACAATCGCATCCATGTCTTCTACTCGTACTTAGGTTTATTCTCGTTTTCGATGCTCGGACTCGTCCTTGCACCGAACGTATTGCAATTATTTATTTTCTGGGAGCTTGTCGGCCTTTGTTCCTTCCTTCTGGTCGGATTCTGGTACTTCAAGCCCGAAGCTGCAGCTGCAGCGAAGAAAGCCTTCCTCACGACGCGTATCGGTGATGTCGGGCTCCTCCTCGGACTCGTCATTCTGTACAATCAGGTAGGCAGCTTCGCATACGGCGACATTTATGCAGCTGTTGAGAACGGGATGATCAATGACACGATGGTCACAACAATCGCACTACTTGTGTTCCTCGGTGCCGTTGGTAAATCAGCCCAGTTCCCGCTCCATGTCTGGCTTCCGGACGCCATGGAAGGTCCGACACCTGTCAGTGCCCTCATCCACGCAGCGACAATGGTCGCAGCGGGTGTGTATCTCGTCGGTGTCATGTACCCGGTATTCCTGGCTTCTGAAACGGCACTTACCGTCGTTGCCTATACAGGTGCCATTACGGCCTTCTTTGCAGCAACGATTGCCCTTGTCCAGAACGATATCAAACGGATCCTCGCCTTCTCGACCATCAGTCAGCTCGGCTTTATGATTCTGGCTCTTGGTACGGCAGGCTATGTAGCGGGTCTGTTCCATCTGATGACGCACGCCTTCTTTAAAGCGCTGATGTTCCTTGGTGCAGGAAGTGTCATCGTCGCGGTTCATCATCGTCAGGACATCCGTGTCATGGGTGGCCTTTGGAGCAAGATGAAAATTACATCCATCACGTTCCTGATCGGGGCGCTGGCCATTTCCGGGATCTTCCCGCTTGCCGGTTTCTGGAGTAAGGAAGAAATCCTTGCGTCCGCTCTCTTGAACGGGAATCCGCTTCTTTTCGGTATGGCGCTTGTGACGGCCTTTATGACGGCGTTCTACATGTTCCGCCTCTTCTTTAAGACCTTTACCGGTGAATACCGCGGGGATTCTGAAGAAGCGAAAGAGCTGTATCCGGAAGAAGATGACCACGGCCATGACGATGACCACGGTCACCACGGCGAGCCGAAGGAAAACTCCGGCTTTATGACCGTGCCGCTGATGGTCCTCGCCGGACTCGCTGTTGTCGCCGGACTTGTGAACCTGCCGTTTATGGGGCATCCATTGGAGAACTTCCTTCTGCAGGATCTGAACCTCGGCTCACAGCCTCACGGTGAACTTTGGCTCGCAGCCGTTTCCCTTATCGTGGCCGGTGGCGGTATCTTCCTTGCGTACTTGATGTACTTCAAGAAGAGCATCTCTGCAGAGAACCTTGCGAACTCCGCAGGCGGCGCTTACCGCGTTCTGTCAAACAAGTATTATCTCGATGAACTGTACATGGCGGTCTTTGTCAGACCGACGACAGCCCTTGGCCGTTTCCTATGGGAAATCGACAAGGTGGTCGTTGACGGCATCGTCAACCTGATCGGCAAGCTGACGAATACGTCCGGTAAAACGATGGAAAAAGCCCATAACGGACAGCTGCAAACGTACGGTGTCATATCAGTAATTGGAGGAATCGTGATCATCGCGCTTGCCTTCGTTCTAGGGGGGTATCTCGGATGA
- a CDS encoding NADH-quinone oxidoreductase subunit D produces MPNELKTESMTLNMGPQHPSTHGVFRLQLEVDGETIQKATPIMGYLHRGSEKLAEGFLYTQFIPYTDRLDYMNAMTNNYVYCQTIEKLLDWEVPERAEYLRVITMELNRIASHLVWWGTYLLDIGAMSPFLYAFRDRETILDRLNEISGARMTFNYHRIGGVKWDAPEGWIDNVLETVEELKHNISEFDTLVSGNEVFQARTIGVGVLSKEKVLNWGLSGPLARGSGVEVDVRKTEPYSVYDHFDFDVPVEQEGDVYARYKVRIREMHESLKIIEQACKNLPEGDIIHKKGKKIMMIKPPEGEVYTRAEASKGEIGVYAISNGKNKPYRVKLRRPSFVNVSILQDMLIGESIQNLVAIFGSLDVVLGEVDA; encoded by the coding sequence ATGCCGAATGAATTAAAGACTGAATCCATGACGCTGAATATGGGTCCGCAGCACCCGAGTACACACGGTGTATTCCGGCTGCAGCTCGAAGTGGACGGAGAAACGATCCAAAAGGCGACGCCGATCATGGGGTATCTACACCGCGGATCGGAAAAACTCGCTGAAGGCTTTCTCTATACGCAGTTTATCCCGTATACAGACCGTCTTGATTACATGAATGCGATGACGAACAATTACGTTTACTGTCAAACCATCGAAAAACTCCTTGATTGGGAAGTTCCGGAACGTGCAGAATATCTGCGCGTTATTACCATGGAGTTAAACCGGATTGCCAGTCACCTCGTCTGGTGGGGGACGTACCTCCTCGACATCGGGGCAATGAGTCCGTTTCTCTACGCGTTCCGTGACCGTGAGACGATCCTTGACCGTCTGAATGAAATCAGCGGTGCACGGATGACGTTCAACTACCACCGTATTGGCGGCGTGAAGTGGGACGCACCGGAAGGCTGGATCGACAACGTACTCGAGACCGTAGAAGAGTTAAAGCACAATATTTCCGAATTCGATACGCTCGTATCAGGAAACGAAGTATTCCAGGCACGAACGATCGGTGTTGGCGTTCTCTCCAAGGAGAAGGTGCTGAACTGGGGTCTTTCCGGACCGCTTGCACGCGGAAGCGGTGTCGAAGTGGATGTCCGTAAGACCGAGCCTTATTCCGTCTATGATCACTTCGATTTCGACGTGCCGGTTGAACAGGAAGGCGATGTTTACGCCCGTTACAAGGTGCGGATCCGTGAAATGCACGAATCCCTGAAGATCATTGAACAGGCGTGTAAAAATCTCCCTGAAGGGGACATCATTCATAAGAAAGGCAAGAAGATTATGATGATCAAGCCTCCGGAAGGTGAAGTCTATACACGTGCTGAAGCATCCAAAGGTGAAATCGGCGTCTATGCCATCAGTAACGGCAAGAACAAACCGTACCGGGTGAAACTCCGCAGGCCGTCCTTTGTGAATGTATCGATTCTGCAGGACATGCTGATTGGGGAGTCGATTCAGAACCTGGTTGCGATCTTTGGCAGCCTCGACGTTGTACTCGGGGAGGTTGATGCATAG
- a CDS encoding NADH-quinone oxidoreductase subunit J family protein, whose amino-acid sequence MTAQMIFFTILALIAITGAVMMMLLTTISHRVVSMWFSFFAVAGLYFLLGAEFIGIIQIMVYVGAITILFVFGMMMTDHKTVSFEKDPRTAHNVIGTISAVGVLGILLYGIFSMDLPGNAQPEVTTVHAIGMDLYGHYFVAFIAVAFLLTAALIGAIVIARKEAD is encoded by the coding sequence GTGACAGCACAAATGATCTTTTTTACGATTCTGGCTTTAATTGCGATTACCGGTGCGGTAATGATGATGTTACTCACCACGATCTCACACCGTGTTGTCTCCATGTGGTTCAGTTTCTTTGCTGTTGCAGGTTTGTATTTCTTATTGGGTGCCGAGTTTATCGGGATCATTCAGATCATGGTGTATGTGGGTGCGATTACGATTCTCTTCGTATTCGGTATGATGATGACCGATCACAAGACGGTCTCATTCGAAAAAGATCCGCGTACCGCACACAACGTGATTGGGACGATTTCGGCAGTCGGCGTGCTGGGGATCCTGTTATACGGGATCTTCAGCATGGACCTGCCCGGAAATGCGCAGCCTGAGGTCACAACAGTCCATGCCATCGGGATGGACTTATACGGACATTATTTCGTGGCCTTTATTGCGGTTGCATTTCTCCTGACAGCAGCCCTCATTGGAGCCATTGTAATTGCGCGAAAGGAGGCCGACTAA
- a CDS encoding NuoB/complex I 20 kDa subunit family protein has translation MEDINKNVFFTKVDQIKAWSRTRSFWPLSFGLACCAIEMMATGGNRYDFDRFGVIFRASPRHADVMIVAGTVTGKMAPVLRTLYDQMPEPKWVIAMGSCATCGGPYKEAYSVLNGVDKIVPVDVYVSGCPPTPPALLDGVERLREKIRLEAKGERVPKR, from the coding sequence ATGGAGGATATCAACAAGAACGTATTCTTCACGAAAGTGGATCAGATTAAAGCCTGGTCGCGCACTCGGTCATTTTGGCCGCTCAGTTTCGGACTTGCCTGTTGCGCCATTGAAATGATGGCAACAGGTGGTAACCGCTATGACTTTGACCGCTTCGGCGTTATTTTCCGTGCATCACCGCGTCATGCGGATGTCATGATCGTAGCCGGAACCGTAACGGGCAAGATGGCACCTGTTCTTCGTACCCTGTACGATCAGATGCCGGAACCGAAATGGGTCATTGCCATGGGCTCCTGTGCCACATGCGGCGGCCCTTACAAGGAAGCATACAGCGTTTTGAACGGTGTTGATAAGATCGTTCCCGTCGATGTCTATGTATCCGGGTGTCCTCCAACTCCACCGGCGCTCTTGGACGGTGTGGAACGACTTCGCGAAAAGATCCGTCTCGAAGCTAAAGGAGAGAGGGTGCCTAAGCGATGA
- a CDS encoding NADH-quinone oxidoreductase subunit A, with amino-acid sequence MELWAYYDNYILVLMFIGLGVLLPVATVSIIGPLVRPKNPYREKITTYESGIAPEGDATVRYHVAYYLVALEFIIFDVETVFLIPWAVALGDLGWDGLNLMLIFIFILVLGLAYSWKKRVLEWN; translated from the coding sequence ATGGAGTTATGGGCGTATTACGACAATTATATATTGGTTCTTATGTTTATCGGTCTCGGTGTCTTGTTGCCGGTTGCGACAGTCAGTATTATCGGACCGCTGGTCAGACCGAAGAACCCGTATCGGGAGAAAATCACAACCTATGAAAGCGGGATCGCGCCTGAAGGCGATGCCACCGTCAGATATCACGTAGCCTACTATCTGGTTGCGCTCGAATTCATCATCTTTGACGTTGAAACCGTTTTCTTGATTCCCTGGGCGGTAGCCCTCGGTGATCTTGGCTGGGATGGATTGAATCTGATGCTCATCTTCATCTTTATCCTGGTCTTGGGACTCGCGTATTCTTGGAAAAAGAGGGTGTTAGAATGGAATTAA
- the atpG gene encoding ATP synthase F1 subunit gamma produces MASLKDIKTRIGSTKKTKQITKAMEMVSAAKLNRAQQKATSFVPYTEKIREVVESIAAGSEGVSHPMLEDREEVKKTGYIVITSDRGLCGAYNSGLLRQTQRLIQERHSSPDEYGLIVLGRVGLEFFNKRNMPVYQELTGVPDQPEYNDVKNLASTTVQMFTDGIFDEIYVHYNHFVSAISQKVTEQKLLPLTGMSEETGSEEEQATLVQEYIYEPSADEILEHLLPHYAESLIFGALLDGKASEFGARMSAMRSATDNADGLIGDLTLSYNRARQAAITQEINEIVGGALAQS; encoded by the coding sequence ATGGCCTCGTTAAAGGACATTAAAACGAGAATAGGCTCAACAAAAAAGACGAAGCAGATTACCAAAGCCATGGAGATGGTCTCAGCAGCCAAGCTGAACCGCGCCCAGCAGAAGGCGACCTCCTTCGTTCCCTACACGGAGAAAATCCGTGAAGTTGTTGAGAGCATTGCCGCCGGTTCGGAAGGCGTATCGCATCCCATGCTCGAAGACCGTGAAGAAGTGAAAAAGACAGGCTACATCGTCATTACAAGTGACCGTGGTCTGTGTGGCGCCTACAACAGCGGACTTCTCCGTCAAACCCAGCGCCTCATCCAGGAACGTCATTCATCGCCGGATGAGTACGGCTTAATCGTTCTTGGCCGCGTCGGTCTCGAGTTTTTCAATAAGCGTAACATGCCCGTCTATCAGGAACTGACAGGCGTACCGGACCAGCCGGAATACAACGATGTGAAAAATCTGGCATCGACAACGGTGCAGATGTTTACGGACGGGATCTTTGATGAGATCTATGTCCACTATAATCACTTCGTCAGTGCCATCAGCCAGAAGGTAACCGAGCAGAAGCTTTTGCCGCTTACCGGCATGAGTGAAGAAACAGGCAGTGAAGAGGAACAGGCAACACTCGTTCAGGAGTACATCTATGAGCCGAGTGCCGACGAAATCCTTGAACACCTGCTTCCTCACTATGCAGAGAGCCTGATTTTCGGCGCTCTTCTCGATGGCAAAGCAAGTGAATTTGGGGCCCGCATGTCTGCCATGCGTTCAGCGACAGACAATGCAGACGGCCTCATCGGCGACCTGACACTGAGCTATAACCGTGCCCGTCAGGCTGCCATTACGCAGGAAATCAATGAAATCGTCGGCGGGGCCCTCGCGCAGTCGTAA
- a CDS encoding F0F1 ATP synthase subunit epsilon, which yields MKTIQANVVTPDGSVFSGDVEMVSVKTPEGGLGILPGHLPLVSPLAIGPVRLKQNGNIQPVAVNGGFIEVRPDEVNILAESAELPSEIDLTRARAAKERAERRLAEAKKENLDFKRAELALKRAVNRLEVAEKN from the coding sequence GTGAAGACGATACAGGCAAATGTCGTCACTCCTGATGGCAGCGTCTTTAGTGGGGACGTGGAAATGGTCAGCGTGAAAACACCGGAAGGCGGTCTCGGGATTCTTCCTGGACACCTGCCGCTCGTATCACCGCTGGCAATCGGACCCGTCCGTCTGAAACAAAACGGCAACATTCAGCCCGTCGCCGTCAATGGCGGCTTCATTGAGGTACGCCCTGATGAAGTGAATATTCTCGCTGAATCTGCGGAATTGCCATCAGAAATTGATTTAACCCGAGCGCGGGCCGCCAAGGAACGTGCGGAACGCCGCCTCGCAGAAGCCAAGAAAGAAAACCTCGACTTCAAACGCGCGGAGCTTGCACTGAAGCGTGCGGTCAACCGCCTCGAAGTCGCAGAAAAGAATTAA
- a CDS encoding NuoI/complex I 23 kDa subunit family protein, whose amino-acid sequence MFRLLKGFGVTLNYFRKKNLTIQYPEEKMVMPERFRGIHRFFPEKCIVCNLCVQACPTDVITLTGKKSEENPKKKVIDTYNIDFQGCILCDFCTEVCPTQAIVMTARYDNLSEYNRADHFKDINWLTANEHYGYYKDPEVEAKEKAEKEAKKAAAAKARKEREAKEAEEKEKAESAGGTATATAVKTGDGEAKEAKTETKPEAAKTEEAKPEAKPEAKSESKEAEAKPEKKPEAKAEEKKEDEKKATSEAKPSEPQQDETPPASEDASSDEKKASKDETGRGDNQ is encoded by the coding sequence ATGTTTCGATTGTTAAAAGGGTTCGGCGTCACCTTGAATTACTTCCGGAAGAAGAACCTGACCATCCAGTATCCGGAGGAGAAGATGGTAATGCCCGAGCGGTTTCGGGGTATTCACCGTTTCTTCCCTGAGAAGTGTATCGTCTGTAACCTCTGTGTGCAGGCCTGTCCGACGGACGTCATTACACTGACGGGTAAAAAGAGTGAGGAAAACCCGAAAAAGAAAGTCATCGACACGTACAACATTGATTTTCAGGGCTGTATCCTCTGTGACTTCTGTACGGAAGTGTGTCCGACTCAGGCCATTGTTATGACGGCGCGTTATGACAACCTGAGTGAATACAACCGTGCGGATCACTTTAAGGACATTAACTGGCTGACTGCAAACGAGCATTACGGCTACTATAAAGATCCTGAAGTGGAAGCGAAGGAAAAGGCGGAGAAAGAAGCCAAGAAGGCAGCCGCAGCCAAAGCAAGAAAAGAGCGTGAAGCGAAAGAGGCGGAGGAAAAAGAGAAAGCGGAATCCGCCGGCGGAACAGCGACTGCCACTGCTGTAAAGACAGGCGATGGCGAAGCGAAAGAAGCCAAGACGGAAACGAAACCGGAGGCAGCCAAAACGGAAGAAGCAAAACCTGAGGCGAAACCGGAAGCGAAGTCTGAATCAAAAGAAGCAGAGGCGAAACCGGAAAAAAAGCCGGAAGCCAAAGCGGAAGAAAAGAAAGAAGACGAAAAAAAAGCAACGTCTGAAGCCAAGCCAAGTGAACCGCAGCAGGACGAAACACCACCGGCTTCTGAAGATGCATCATCGGACGAGAAGAAAGCCTCGAAAGATGAGACAGGAAGAGGTGACAATCAGTGA
- a CDS encoding NADH-quinone oxidoreductase subunit C — MNEELLELIQTKIKAIEGEDAIKEAKMNFDKPMVILDTAHWNEDVMRMLHDDEQMQFDFLTCVTGVDYEEHMEAVYNFHSTPLDQYLYVKVVTPRENPVVHSGDPVWKSADYMEREIWDLLGIHFEGHWNMSRILLQDDWEGHPLRKDYITDKKAMGLD, encoded by the coding sequence ATGAATGAAGAGCTTCTCGAACTGATTCAGACAAAGATCAAAGCGATCGAGGGAGAAGACGCCATCAAAGAGGCGAAGATGAACTTCGACAAGCCGATGGTGATTCTCGACACGGCGCATTGGAATGAAGACGTGATGCGCATGCTTCATGACGACGAACAGATGCAGTTCGATTTTCTGACCTGTGTCACCGGCGTGGACTATGAGGAGCATATGGAAGCGGTCTATAACTTTCATTCCACGCCACTCGATCAGTATCTCTATGTGAAAGTTGTAACACCGCGGGAGAATCCGGTGGTTCACTCCGGTGATCCGGTATGGAAGTCCGCGGACTATATGGAACGGGAAATCTGGGATCTCCTCGGGATTCATTTTGAAGGACACTGGAACATGTCACGTATTCTCCTTCAGGACGACTGGGAAGGCCACCCGCTCCGTAAGGACTATATCACCGACAAAAAAGCTATGGGCTTGGACTAG
- the atpD gene encoding F0F1 ATP synthase subunit beta: protein MNKGRVTQVTGPVIDVQFERGQLPEINNAVRIVHEAQSSGEVDIDLVLEVALHLGDDTVRTVAMSSTDGIVRGMECVDQGAPISVPVGENTLGRVFNVLGQEIDLQEPIPEGERRDPIHRQAPAYDDLSTNTEILETGIKVVDLLAPYVKGGKIGLFGGAGVGKTVLIQELINNIAQEHGGISVFAGVGERTREGNDLYFEMKDSGVITKTAMVFGQMNEPPGARMRVALTGLTMAEYFRDEKGADVLLFIDNIFRFTQAGMEVSALLGRMPSAVGYQPTLSTEMGQLQERITSTKKGSVTSIQAIYVPADDYTDPAPATTFAHLDATTNLERKLSEMGIYPAVDPLASTSRALSPEIVGDEHYSVAREVQETLQKYKELQDIIAILGMDELSEEDRQTVSRARRIQFFLSQNFHVAEQFTGQPGSYVQVKDTIRGFREILDGKYDDVPEDAFRLVGPIEDVVEKAKNMQTN from the coding sequence ATGAATAAAGGACGCGTCACTCAGGTCACTGGTCCGGTTATCGACGTTCAGTTCGAACGCGGCCAGCTCCCTGAGATCAATAACGCTGTAAGAATTGTCCATGAAGCCCAGTCTTCAGGCGAAGTCGACATCGACTTGGTCCTTGAAGTTGCCCTTCACCTTGGTGACGATACGGTCCGTACCGTTGCGATGTCTTCCACAGACGGCATCGTCCGCGGTATGGAATGTGTGGACCAGGGTGCACCGATTTCCGTACCCGTAGGTGAAAACACCCTCGGACGGGTATTTAACGTACTTGGACAGGAAATCGATTTGCAGGAGCCGATCCCGGAAGGGGAGCGCCGCGACCCGATCCACCGTCAGGCACCTGCTTATGATGACCTCTCGACAAATACGGAAATCCTTGAAACCGGGATTAAAGTCGTTGACCTCCTTGCCCCTTATGTAAAAGGTGGTAAGATCGGACTCTTCGGCGGTGCCGGTGTCGGTAAAACCGTACTGATTCAGGAACTGATCAACAATATCGCCCAGGAGCACGGCGGGATCTCCGTTTTCGCCGGCGTTGGAGAACGTACCCGTGAAGGGAACGACCTCTACTTCGAAATGAAGGACTCCGGGGTTATCACAAAGACGGCCATGGTTTTCGGTCAGATGAACGAGCCGCCGGGTGCGCGTATGCGTGTTGCCCTGACGGGTCTTACGATGGCGGAGTATTTCCGTGACGAAAAAGGCGCGGACGTACTGCTCTTTATCGATAACATCTTCCGCTTCACACAGGCGGGGATGGAAGTATCCGCCCTTCTCGGACGTATGCCGTCCGCGGTTGGGTATCAGCCGACGCTCTCGACAGAGATGGGTCAGCTGCAGGAACGAATCACTTCCACAAAGAAAGGGTCCGTTACATCGATCCAGGCGATCTATGTCCCTGCCGATGACTACACCGACCCGGCACCGGCCACAACGTTCGCGCACCTTGATGCGACGACCAACCTTGAGCGTAAGCTCTCGGAGATGGGGATTTACCCTGCCGTGGACCCGCTTGCGTCCACGTCCCGTGCCCTTTCACCGGAAATCGTAGGTGATGAGCATTACAGCGTAGCACGTGAAGTGCAGGAAACCCTGCAGAAGTATAAGGAACTTCAGGACATTATCGCCATCCTCGGTATGGATGAGCTTTCTGAAGAAGACAGGCAGACGGTTTCCCGTGCGCGTCGCATTCAGTTCTTCCTGTCCCAGAACTTCCACGTTGCCGAGCAGTTCACCGGCCAGCCGGGCTCATACGTTCAGGTCAAAGATACCATCAGAGGCTTCCGCGAAATCCTCGACGGTAAATACGATGATGTACCGGAAGACGCCTTCCGTCTCGTCGGTCCGATCGAAGACGTTGTCGAAAAAGCCAAAAACATGCAAACGAACTAA
- the nuoK gene encoding NADH-quinone oxidoreductase subunit NuoK — protein sequence MDITLFLAVGAILFSVGLYGVLTRRHLVIMLASVELMLNAVNVNLVAFSTIGPFPDVSGQVFTLFVITVAAAEAALGLAIIIALYRNRNSIDVIKHDLLRR from the coding sequence ATGGATATCACGTTATTTCTGGCGGTTGGAGCAATCCTTTTCAGCGTTGGGCTTTATGGGGTCTTAACCCGCAGACACCTGGTTATTATGCTGGCCAGTGTCGAGTTGATGCTCAATGCCGTTAACGTCAACCTGGTCGCGTTCTCGACGATAGGGCCATTCCCGGATGTTTCCGGACAAGTCTTCACACTGTTCGTCATTACCGTAGCCGCGGCGGAAGCAGCACTCGGTCTTGCGATTATCATCGCCCTGTATCGTAACCGTAATTCCATCGACGTGATTAAGCACGATCTGTTGCGCCGCTAA